A single window of Actinoallomurus bryophytorum DNA harbors:
- a CDS encoding ABC transporter ATP-binding protein produces MTDAISVSGLVKTFGRTRALDGLDLTVRAGEVHGFLGPNGAGKSTTIRILLGLLRADSGDVRLLDGDPWRDVATLHRRIAYVPGDVTLWPNLSGGEVIDLLGRLRGGQDAKRKDELLERFELDPRKKGRAYSKGNRQKVALIAALSSDAELLILDEPTSGLDPLMEEVFQSCVEDERDSGRTVLLSSHILSEVEALCDRVSIIRKGRTVETGSLADLRHLTRTSISVELANPPNGLAALPGVHDAKVDGGRASFEVDNANLDEVLVHLTQSGVRSLTSRPPTLEQLFLRHYETDAAGTTAAPAEEGS; encoded by the coding sequence ATGACAGACGCCATATCCGTGTCCGGCTTGGTCAAGACCTTCGGCCGGACCCGCGCGCTGGACGGTCTGGACCTCACCGTCCGGGCCGGAGAGGTGCACGGCTTCCTGGGGCCCAACGGCGCGGGCAAGTCGACCACCATCCGCATCCTGCTCGGTCTCCTGCGGGCGGACTCGGGTGACGTACGGCTGCTCGACGGCGACCCGTGGCGGGACGTCGCCACCCTGCACCGGCGCATCGCGTACGTGCCCGGCGACGTCACCCTGTGGCCGAATCTCTCCGGTGGCGAGGTCATCGACCTGCTCGGCCGGCTGCGCGGAGGGCAGGACGCCAAGCGCAAGGACGAGCTGCTGGAGCGGTTCGAGCTCGACCCGAGAAAGAAGGGCCGGGCGTACTCCAAGGGCAACCGCCAGAAGGTCGCGCTGATCGCGGCCCTGTCCTCCGACGCGGAGCTGCTCATCCTGGACGAGCCGACGTCCGGCCTGGACCCCCTCATGGAGGAGGTCTTCCAGAGTTGTGTCGAGGACGAGCGCGACAGCGGGCGTACCGTCCTGCTGTCCAGCCACATCCTTTCCGAGGTCGAGGCGCTGTGCGATCGCGTCAGCATCATCCGCAAGGGCCGCACGGTGGAGACCGGCTCACTCGCCGACCTGCGCCACCTGACCCGTACCTCGATCTCGGTCGAGCTGGCGAACCCGCCGAACGGGCTTGCCGCGCTGCCCGGGGTGCACGACGCCAAGGTCGACGGCGGCCGGGCGAGCTTCGAGGTCGACAACGCCAATCTCGATGAGGTGCTGGTGCACCTGACCCAGTCGGGCGTACGCAGCCTGACCAGCCGGCCGCCGACGCTCGAGCAGCTGTTCCTGCGGCACTACGAGACCGACGCGGCGGGTACCACCGCGGCCCCGGCAGAGGAAGGCTCATGA
- a CDS encoding GbsR/MarR family transcriptional regulator codes for MAERDPEAVRLFVERFASALVDAGLQRMDARVFAALHGTDSGRLTAAELAERLQVSPAAVSGAVRYLIQFNLIRREREPGSRRDHYVVDTDAWYEAIVNRDVVILKWQASAKEGIEALGPDTPAGKRMAESLAFFEFIYEELQELIAKWQKIKAERLTAERE; via the coding sequence GTGGCGGAGCGGGACCCCGAGGCCGTACGCCTGTTCGTTGAGCGCTTCGCGTCCGCGCTGGTCGACGCCGGTTTGCAACGGATGGACGCGCGCGTCTTCGCCGCGCTCCACGGCACCGACTCCGGCCGCCTCACCGCCGCCGAACTCGCCGAGAGGCTGCAGGTCAGCCCCGCCGCGGTCTCGGGTGCGGTCCGCTACCTCATCCAGTTCAACCTGATCCGGCGCGAGCGGGAGCCCGGCTCCCGGCGCGACCACTACGTGGTCGACACCGACGCCTGGTACGAGGCGATCGTCAACCGCGACGTGGTGATCCTCAAGTGGCAGGCCAGCGCCAAAGAGGGCATCGAGGCGCTCGGGCCCGACACTCCGGCAGGGAAGCGCATGGCCGAGTCCCTGGCCTTCTTCGAGTTCATCTACGAGGAGCTACAGGAGCTCATCGCGAAGTGGCAGAAGATCAAGGCCGAGCGGCTGACCGCCGAGCGGGAATGA